One stretch of Halalkalicoccus sp. NIPERK01 DNA includes these proteins:
- the glyS gene encoding glycine--tRNA ligase, with protein MSGREGRDVAELAKRRGFFFPSNGVYGGVAGFYTYGPEGAALKRHLEDAWRDRFTVKEGNQEIEAPTIMPEAVFEASGHLDGFDDMLVECAECGESHRADHLIEDTTGIEDAEAIPIPEVEELIREHDLVCPSCGAALAGEPIEEFNLMFETTIGPGSGQQGYMRPETAQGIFVEFPQLAEYARNQLPFGVTQIGPAYRNEISPRKGVIRVREFTQAELEQFVDPERDKPDLSRVADVKVTLYPIENQREDGTEYVRTTIGDAVGEGIIANEWVAYYLGIAQEWYERVGVDVDRFRFRQHLPGERAHYASDCWDAEAELGGDWVEIAGFAYRGDYDLSKHAEHSGEDFSVFEQYDEPITTERATVDPDMSYLGPEFGGAAGEIADALERLAERDRAAFERAERSSADRSSGDEPRDGETVAVEVDGETHEIPMEKTGFAVEEVTESGEHVTPHVVEPSFGVGRTLYTLVAHAYREDEVDGEQRSYLSLAPEMAPTTVGVFPLMDRDGLGERAREIANDLREAGLEVAYDDSGNIGRRYRRQDEVGTPFCVTVDYETEGDGTVTLRDRDSTSQVRVPIADLAGVLAGLREGDRTFGALGDEYEELSAGAENAPE; from the coding sequence ATGAGCGGGCGTGAGGGGCGCGACGTCGCGGAGCTCGCCAAACGCCGTGGCTTCTTCTTCCCCTCGAACGGCGTCTACGGCGGCGTCGCCGGCTTCTACACCTACGGCCCCGAGGGCGCGGCGCTCAAGCGCCACCTCGAGGACGCCTGGCGCGACCGCTTCACCGTAAAAGAGGGCAACCAGGAGATCGAGGCCCCGACGATCATGCCCGAGGCGGTCTTCGAGGCGTCGGGCCACCTCGACGGGTTCGACGACATGCTCGTCGAGTGTGCGGAGTGCGGCGAGAGCCACCGCGCCGACCACCTGATCGAGGACACCACGGGGATCGAGGACGCCGAGGCGATCCCGATCCCCGAGGTCGAGGAGCTGATCCGCGAGCACGACCTCGTCTGTCCCTCGTGTGGGGCCGCCCTCGCCGGCGAGCCCATCGAGGAGTTCAACCTGATGTTCGAGACCACCATCGGGCCCGGCTCCGGTCAGCAGGGCTACATGCGCCCCGAGACGGCCCAGGGGATCTTCGTCGAGTTCCCCCAGCTCGCCGAGTACGCGAGGAATCAACTCCCCTTCGGCGTCACCCAGATCGGGCCCGCCTACCGCAACGAGATCAGCCCCCGGAAGGGCGTGATCCGGGTCCGCGAGTTCACGCAGGCCGAGTTGGAGCAGTTCGTCGACCCCGAACGCGACAAACCCGACCTCTCGCGGGTCGCGGACGTCAAGGTGACGCTGTATCCGATCGAGAACCAGCGCGAGGACGGAACCGAGTACGTTCGGACGACGATCGGGGACGCGGTCGGGGAAGGGATCATCGCGAACGAGTGGGTCGCCTACTACCTCGGGATCGCCCAGGAGTGGTACGAGCGGGTCGGCGTCGACGTGGACCGGTTCAGGTTCCGCCAGCACCTACCTGGTGAACGGGCCCACTACGCCTCCGATTGCTGGGACGCCGAGGCCGAACTCGGCGGGGACTGGGTCGAGATCGCCGGCTTCGCCTACCGGGGCGACTACGACCTCTCGAAACACGCCGAGCACTCCGGCGAGGACTTTTCGGTGTTCGAGCAGTACGACGAGCCCATCACGACCGAGCGCGCCACGGTCGACCCCGACATGAGCTACTTGGGTCCCGAATTCGGCGGGGCGGCCGGGGAGATCGCCGACGCGCTCGAACGGCTGGCCGAGCGTGATCGGGCCGCGTTCGAGCGCGCGGAACGGAGTTCCGCGGACCGTTCGAGCGGCGACGAGCCGCGAGACGGCGAGACGGTCGCGGTCGAGGTGGACGGCGAGACCCACGAGATACCGATGGAAAAGACCGGGTTCGCCGTCGAGGAGGTCACGGAATCGGGCGAGCACGTCACGCCCCACGTGGTCGAGCCCTCCTTCGGGGTCGGCCGGACCCTGTACACCCTCGTCGCGCACGCCTACCGCGAGGACGAGGTCGACGGCGAGCAGCGGAGCTACCTCTCGCTCGCCCCGGAGATGGCACCGACGACCGTCGGGGTGTTCCCGCTGATGGATCGGGACGGCCTCGGCGAGCGCGCCCGCGAGATCGCAAACGACCTCCGGGAGGCGGGCCTGGAGGTCGCCTACGACGACTCGGGCAACATCGGCCGCCGGTACAGGAGACAGGACGAGGTCGGGACGCCCTTCTGCGTGACCGTCGACTACGAGACCGAGGGGGACGGAACGGTGACGCTTCGTGACCGGGACTCGACCTCCCAAGTTCGGGTGCCGATCGCGGATCTGGCGGGCGTTCTCGCCGGCCTGCGCGAGGGCGACCGGACGTTCGGCGCGCTCGGCGACGAATACGAAGAACTATCGGCCGGGGCCGAGAACGCGCCGGAGTAG
- a CDS encoding dolichol kinase encodes MAEIGRRLVHASGALAPASYLLGVLTWEQLGWALALGVGVAMGLELVRLRSGLDWWIYENLTREYEREKVAGYALYTVGMAVVALLFPPSIGVPAMFMLAVGDPVGGYLGKGRETKSPLALGAVFSVCLLFALAFVPLVAALFGALAATAADGYLVSIRGYIVDDNLTIPIGAAIAMWIGVAAV; translated from the coding sequence GTGGCAGAGATCGGCCGACGGCTGGTACACGCCAGCGGCGCGTTGGCGCCCGCGAGCTACCTGCTCGGCGTCCTCACGTGGGAGCAGTTGGGCTGGGCCCTCGCACTCGGCGTGGGGGTCGCGATGGGCCTCGAACTCGTGCGGCTCCGCTCGGGGCTCGACTGGTGGATCTACGAGAACCTCACCCGCGAGTACGAACGCGAGAAGGTCGCGGGCTACGCGCTGTACACGGTCGGGATGGCCGTCGTGGCGCTCTTGTTCCCCCCCTCGATCGGCGTGCCCGCGATGTTCATGCTCGCGGTCGGCGACCCCGTCGGCGGGTATCTCGGAAAGGGCCGGGAGACGAAGTCACCGCTCGCGCTCGGGGCGGTCTTCTCGGTCTGCCTGCTGTTCGCGCTGGCGTTCGTCCCGCTCGTGGCGGCCCTGTTCGGCGCGCTCGCGGCGACCGCCGCCGACGGCTATCTGGTTTCGATCCGCGGGTACATCGTCGACGACAACCTGACGATCCCGATCGGGGCGGCAATCGCGATGTGGATCGGCGTCGCGGCCGTCTGA